CCCATCGGGCGGGAGGTAACCGTTCAGATCGAGTCCGGCGCAGAACGCCCGCCCCGCCCCGGTCACGATCACCACGCGGCAGTCGGTGTATGCCTCGACCTCGTCGAGGGCTGTGACCAGATCGCCGGTCAGTCGACGGTCAAGTGTGTTCAGCGCCTCGGGCCGACTCAGCGTGATCTGCGTGATGCCCTCGGCGGGTCGGGTGACCGATACGGTCACGCGGTGACCCCTTCTGCCGAAAGCACCTTCCTGAGCACGTTGCGCCGCACCAGTTTTCCGGTCTCGGTCCGCGGTAGCTCGGGCCAGAACCAGAACCGGTCCGGGGTCTTGCTGGATCGCAGTGACGTCTGGGCGAATTCTCTGAGGTCCGCGTCGAGAAGTTCGGCGCCGACGCGCAGCACGACGGCGGCCTCGATCCGCTGGCCCCATTCCTCGTCGGGGACACCGACGACGGCGACATCAAGCACGTCTGGATGCCGCAGCAACACCTCTTCGATCTCGGCCGGAGCGATGTTCTCGGCGCCGCGGATGATCGTGTCATCGATGCGCCCACCGATGAACAGGTAACCGTCGTCGTCGAGGTAGCCGTTGTCGCGGGTGTCGAAGAACCCGTCGTCATCGACCGCGCGCCCGATGCCCGCATATTCGGCGGACACCTGGTCACCACGGACGCAGATACGACCAGGAGCCCCGGGCGGGAGCGCAGCACCGTTCTCGTCACGAATCTGGATCTCGACGGTGGGCAGTACCTTGCCGACCGATGCCAGGCGGGCCCGGATGTGCGGCTCATCCGAGGCATACGCGTCCCGGTGATCCTCGGGCCCGAGGACCGCGACGGTCGAGCTGGTCTCGGTCAGGCCGTAGGCGTTGACGAAACCCACCTCCGGCCAGGCGAGCAGCGCCTTCTCGATCACGGCCGCCGGCATCGGAGCGCCGCCGTAGGCAAGCGACCGCAGCGTGGGCACCGAACCGTCGACACCGTCGCCGATGGCCTCGATCACCCGCGACAACATGGTGGGCACGACCAGGGCGTTGGTGACACCCTCGGTCCGGACCGTGTCTAGCCACTGCGTCGGATCGAACTGCTCCAGGACTATCGTGCGGCGTCCGCCGTAGAGGTTGGAGATGACGTTGGCGACCGCGGCGATGTGGTAAGGCGGCACGCTCACCAGAGCGGCATCGTCCTCGTCAGCATTCATGAACTCCACCGACCCGAGCACATAGGACACCAGGTTCGAATGCCGAAGCAGAACACCCTTGGGCTCCGACGTCGTCCCGCTCGTGTAGATCACCACGGCCGGCCCGTCATCGAGGATGACGTCGGGCTCGGCAGGATCGCCGTCGGCAGCGGTGGACTGCAGCCACTCCCCCATGGTCTGCGCCGACAGTCCGGCCGCACGCAGATGAGCCACGCCGGTCTCGTCGCCGATGCCGATGGCGCGTGGATGTTTGGCGAGCAACCCCGTGAGCTGGTCGTCGCCGAGGCGATAGTTCAGCGGAACCAGCGGCACCCCGGCATAGGCGGCGGCAAACATGGCCACCGGGAACGCCGGCCCGTTCGGACCCAGGTAGACCACCGAATCCACGCCGGCGGCACGGATGGCGGCAGCCCCGGTCAGCGCCCGGGCGCGCAGATCGGACGCAGTGAATCCGGACGCTCGGCGGCCGACAACAACACGATCGCCGAATCCGTCGGCGGCCATGTCCAGCAGCATCGAAAGGCGCACGATTCCGATTCCCCTCAGTCCGACGCCGGGAGCGGTTTGGCCTGCGCGGTGACGAGGAGTTCCCCGTTGAGCGCCAACGAGCCCTCACCCGGCTTGGTGCACAGCACCTCGATCACATCGGCGGAATCGACATATCGCTTGCCGATCAGCGTTCCGTTCATCTGTGCCGGATCGGCCTTCGCCTCCGGCGCGGCTTGACCCTTCTCGACCATCGGGGCGCCGCCACAGGTCAACTCGACGTCGCCGTCGGGCACTCGTGTGATGATCACGTTCGTTGTGTCGACGGCACTTGCCAGTGCCAGTCCCACTCGCAGCTTCACTTCGTCAACTCCTAGCCGTCGAAAGTCTGTCGGATGTCCTCCAGAGTGACGACGATAACACATTAATCCGTTAGATGAATAGACTGATTCGTCCCAGCGCGGAGCTGCTGCCGGAGTGGCGCCTTCTGCACCTTGCCGGCCGCCGTCCGCGGCAGCGTGGACACCGTGCGGATCACCTCGGGTGTCTTCTGGCGCGCCACTCCCGCAAGCCGGAAGTGGTCGCCCACTTCGTCGATGGTCAGGCGTTCCGCGCCTTCGCGTAGCACCACGAAGACCGCGACCCGCTCCCCGTACATCGGGTCCGGCGCTCCCACCGCGGCGACCTCGCCGACCTTGGGATGCGTGGACACCACGTCCTCGACCTCACGCGATGAGATGTTCTCGCCGCCGCGGACGATGATGTCCTTCTTCCGGTCCGTCACCGTCAGATAACCGTCGCGGTCGACGTTGCCGACGTCCCCGGTGCGAAACCAGCCGTCATCGGTGAAAGCCTCGGCCGTCAGTTCCGATCTCAGGTAGCCGGCGAAGAGCTCGGTCCCCCGGCTCAGGATCTCGCCGTCGATTCCCGGTGCGACGTCGCGACCGAGGTCGTCGACGATCCTGACCTCGTTGCCCGGCTGGATACGGCCGTCGGTGTGGGTGCGTTTGCCGATCGGATCGTCGGGCGACCCGCCCGCGATGGTCGGATGCTCGCTCAAACCGTAGGCACGGAAAGCCGCGATGCCGGCTGCGTCGGCGCGCTCGACGAGTGCTGCCGGCACCGACGCGCCGCCCACGAGGTAGCCACGCAGGGTCGCAAGCGCGACCTCGCCGCGCTCTTGCGCGTCCAGGAGCCCGGACAGATGGATCGGGGCCCCGGCCGTCGACGTCACCGCGTACTCGTCGATCAGCTCCGCCGCTTGAACGGGGTTCCAGACGTCCATCAGAACGGTGGGTGTCGCATGGATCAGTATCCGGAGCAGCCCATTGGCGGCCGCAACGTGTCCGGAGGGGAACACACTGAGGTGCGAGGAGTCCGGACCGGCCCCGTCGGCCACCACCGGCGACAGTGTGTCGGCGATGAGTGAGCGATGGGTGTGCTTGACCCCCTTGGGATCCGAGGTGGTTCCCGAGGTGTAGACGAGCAGGGCGATGTCGTCGGGCTCAGCGGGGTCCTCCCCCTCCCGCCAGTCGGCGGCGGTGTCCCCCCAACCGATCGCACCGGATGGGATGTCGTCGCCGACGACCACCACTGTGCCGACCGACTTCACCGCACCGGCCTCGATGAGCGCGGATGCCACCAGACGGCCTTTGACCTGCGCCGCCAGGACCACCACCGTCGCTCCCGAGTCACGCAGGATGAACTCGACCTCACGGGGTCCGTAGATGGGCACGATCGGCAGGACAGTTGCGCCCACCAGGAACGTCGCGGCCTGGATGACGAGTCCTTCGTACCAGTTCGGCAGCTGCAGGGCCACGACGTCGCCGCGCCCGATCCCGATGGACTGCAGCCAGGCCGCCCGGGACAGCGCGTCGCATCCCAGCATCCCGATGGTGCTGCGATACGGTCGTTCGTCGCTGACCACCACCACGTGTCCGCCAGGATGCCGAGCAGTAGCGTTCCGCGCCGCAGAGCCGATCGTGAGGACCGATGCCGATGGACCTGCGGTCGTCATGCCGAGATCGACGTAGCCATGTCGGCTGCGATGACGTCGAGCAGATCCATCCGGCTGACCTTGGACGAAGGAGTTCGGGGCAAGGCATCGACAACGGCGATGTGCACCGGCACCTCGTAGGGCAGCAGATGCTCGCGGCACAGCCCGTCGAGCTCTTTGGCCAGGGCTGCCCGATCGGTGCCGGCCTCGGCGGGCTCGAGCTCGACGCCCGCCACCGGCACCTGGCCGAGGCGGTCATCGGGCCTGGGCGCCACCGCCGCCTCATGCACTGACGGGTGCTGCTCGAGCACCTTACGGACCGTGTCGGGATGGACCTTGAAACCACCGCGCACGATCGCGTCGTCGGCCCGGCCGCGTATCCACAGGAATCCGTCGGCATCCACCACCGCGAGGTCACTGGTCCGCAGCCAACTGTCGGCCCCGACCGGCGACTGAGCGGTTCGGATCTCGAGCCGTCCCTGCTCACCAGCCGGGATCTCGGCCCCGTTCTCATCGGTGACCCGCAGCGTCACCCCGGGCAGTGGGCGGCCCGCGCTGCCCGCCTTCGACTCCCACCACTTCTCGTGGAGTGCTTTTGTCCAGTACGCGACCGCACCGGCGAATTCCGTGGCGCCGTATGTCGGGAGCACTCGAATCCCGTAGGTCTGCAGGAAGTCGTCGATCAGTTCAGGCGGACAGAAGGTCGTACCGGTGGTGACCACCTCGATTCCGTCGAGCTGGTCGGCCGTCACGCCTGCGTTGAGAATGGAACGCAGCGCCGCCGGAACCAGACCGGTCGCCTTTGGCCGATGCCGCGTGATGACCCTCAGCCAGGGTTCCAGCGCGAATTTGGTCATGAGAACGATGCGCCTGCCGGCAAACAGCGGACCCAGCGCTCCCCAGAAGCCACCGATGTGCACCAGTGGGGTCGAGACGATGCTGACTCCGCTACGGAACAGCGAATCCTTCGGCGGCGCCGGCACACTTGTGGAGATGGCGGTGTCGAACTGCTTCTCACGCAGCAACACCCGCTTGGGCGGGCCCGTGGTTCCAGAGGTCAGCATCTCGACGATCACGCCGGGCGAGATGTCGGACTGCCGCGCCGCGCGAACGGCGCGGTCGTCGAACACCTGCACCGTATCGGTGCCCAACGCCAGTACCAGTGCATCGCCGGCGGACTCCCGCACCCCGTCACCCGCGAGTGCGGTTGCCGTTCCGACCACGACGGGCACGTCAGCCCTGGCGATGTCGGCACTCAGCCGTTCCGGCGGCTGCAGGGAACTGAACGTCACGATGCATCGTCGTCGCGCGATGAGCGACAACAGGACCGCCACGCACTCGGGCCGGTTCTCCAGGATCAACCCGACCCGGGTGCCCTCACCGTGGCCGTACTCGCCCAGCACAGAGTCCAGTGAGCGGTCGACACCCTGCAGGGTTCCCCAGGTGGTCCATGACTCCTCGAACTCGATCGCCTCCGCGTCGGCCGGGGCGTTGTCGAGGAGCTCCGCGAATCGCGATCGGCTGTCCATGTCAGCGGCCCTTCCACACTGGCGCACGCTTCTCGGCGAACGCGGTGGCGCCCTCGCGGGCGTCTTCGGAGGTCATCACCGGCCCGATGAGCTCCATCTGCTTGGCCCATCCCTCATCGATGGTCCAGTCCGACGACGATCGGGCGATCTGCTTGGTCACCGCAACCGCAAGCGGGCCATTCGCGGCGATGGCCGACGCCAACTCGACAGCACCGTCGAGCGCGCCGCCGGGAGGCGTGAGTCGGTTCACCAGGCCGAGGGCGGCAGCGCGCTCGGCACTGATCGGATCGCCCGTGAGCAGCAACTCGAGTGCGACGGCCTGAGGAATGCGCTGCGGGAGCAACATGGCGGCGCCGGCGCCGGCGACCAGAGCTCGTTTCACCTCGGGCACGCCGAGTTTCGCGTTCTCGGCAGCGACGACCATGTCGCAGGCGAGCAGCAGTTCGAAGCCACCGGCCACGGCCCAGCCCTCGACAGCTCCGATCAAGGGTTTACGCGGCGGCGCCTGAGTGATCCCGCCGAGCCCGCGACCTTCCACGACCGGGCTCTCCCCCTCAGGAATGCCTTGAGATCCATCCCCGAACAGAAGGTGCCGCCCGCACCGGTGAGGACACCGACGCGGAGATCGTCACTCTCCTCCAGTTCATCGATCGCGGCGGCGATTCCCTCGGCGACCGCACCGTTGAGTGCGTTCTTGGCCTCGGGCCGGTTGATGGTGATCACCTGTACGCCGTCGCGGCGTTCGACAACAACCTCGTCTGACATCTCGTCCTCGTCTTCGGTCGGATCGGCCGGTCTTGCCGGCGCGGCGTCCCGGCGATGGGTCGCCATGGGGTCTCTTCGCATCAGCACACTAGCACATAATCAGTTTAATGATTAAGCTGTCTTCGTATCTGATTTTCGGAGAGGAAAACAAGCATGGCTGCACCCCGTTCGGTGTTCACACCCGAACATGAAGAGTTCCGCGGAGTGGTCCGCGACTTCCTGGCCCGCGATGTCGCGCCCTACCACGAACAATGGGAGCAGGCCGGTCAAGTCGACAAGACCGTCTACAAGGCCGCGGCACAGGCCGGCGTGCTGGGGTTCTCGGTTCCCGAGGAGTACGGGGGACTCGGCGTCGACGACTTTCGCTACAACGCGATCGTCGCCGAAGAGCTCGGCGCCTCCCACCTGACCGGACCCGCCCTCACGTTGCACAACGACATCATCGCGCCCTACCTGCTGCGTCTGACCACAGAGGCGCAGCGTCAGCGCTGGCTCACCGGATTGGCTAGCGGCGAGCTGACATTCGCCATCGGGATGAGCGAGCCGACCGCCGGCTCAGACCTCGCCGGCATCAAGACGTCGGCGCGCCGCGACGGCGACGAGTGGGTGATCAACGGCCAGAAGACGTTCATCTCCAACGGGATTCTCTCCGACGTCGTCATCGTGGTGTGCCGCACCGACCCGGATGCGGGCCACAAGGGATTCAGCCTGATTCTCGTCGAGAAGGGCACTCCCGGCTTCGAACCCGGGCGCAAGCTCGCCAAGATCGGACACCATGCCCAGGACACGTCGGAACTCTTCTTCTCCGACTGCCGGGTTCCGGCGAGCAACCTGCTCGGCACCGAGGGCCGCGGCTTCTATCACCTCATGAAGAACCTGCCGTCCGAACGCCTGTCCATCGGCATCAGTGCCGTGGCCGGCGCGCGCAGCATCTTTACCCAGACAGTGCAGTACGCGCACGATCGCGAGGCGTTCGGCCAGTCGATCGGCTCATTCCAGGCCAACCGCTTCACCATCGCCGAGATGGCGACCGAGCTCGACATCGCGCAGATCTACATCGACAACTACATCCA
The sequence above is drawn from the Gordonia rubripertincta genome and encodes:
- a CDS encoding class I adenylate-forming enzyme family protein; protein product: MRLSMLLDMAADGFGDRVVVGRRASGFTASDLRARALTGAAAIRAAGVDSVVYLGPNGPAFPVAMFAAAYAGVPLVPLNYRLGDDQLTGLLAKHPRAIGIGDETGVAHLRAAGLSAQTMGEWLQSTAADGDPAEPDVILDDGPAVVIYTSGTTSEPKGVLLRHSNLVSYVLGSVEFMNADEDDAALVSVPPYHIAAVANVISNLYGGRRTIVLEQFDPTQWLDTVRTEGVTNALVVPTMLSRVIEAIGDGVDGSVPTLRSLAYGGAPMPAAVIEKALLAWPEVGFVNAYGLTETSSTVAVLGPEDHRDAYASDEPHIRARLASVGKVLPTVEIQIRDENGAALPPGAPGRICVRGDQVSAEYAGIGRAVDDDGFFDTRDNGYLDDDGYLFIGGRIDDTIIRGAENIAPAEIEEVLLRHPDVLDVAVVGVPDEEWGQRIEAAVVLRVGAELLDADLREFAQTSLRSSKTPDRFWFWPELPRTETGKLVRRNVLRKVLSAEGVTA
- a CDS encoding acyl-CoA dehydrogenase family protein, producing the protein MAAPRSVFTPEHEEFRGVVRDFLARDVAPYHEQWEQAGQVDKTVYKAAAQAGVLGFSVPEEYGGLGVDDFRYNAIVAEELGASHLTGPALTLHNDIIAPYLLRLTTEAQRQRWLTGLASGELTFAIGMSEPTAGSDLAGIKTSARRDGDEWVINGQKTFISNGILSDVVIVVCRTDPDAGHKGFSLILVEKGTPGFEPGRKLAKIGHHAQDTSELFFSDCRVPASNLLGTEGRGFYHLMKNLPSERLSIGISAVAGARSIFTQTVQYAHDREAFGQSIGSFQANRFTIAEMATELDIAQIYIDNYIQQVLDGTLTAVDAAKAKWWCTELNKKVVDQCLQLHGGYGYMLEYPVAKAYQDVRISTILGGTTEIMKDIIGRDLGF
- a CDS encoding class I adenylate-forming enzyme family protein, whose amino-acid sequence is MDSRSRFAELLDNAPADAEAIEFEESWTTWGTLQGVDRSLDSVLGEYGHGEGTRVGLILENRPECVAVLLSLIARRRCIVTFSSLQPPERLSADIARADVPVVVGTATALAGDGVRESAGDALVLALGTDTVQVFDDRAVRAARQSDISPGVIVEMLTSGTTGPPKRVLLREKQFDTAISTSVPAPPKDSLFRSGVSIVSTPLVHIGGFWGALGPLFAGRRIVLMTKFALEPWLRVITRHRPKATGLVPAALRSILNAGVTADQLDGIEVVTTGTTFCPPELIDDFLQTYGIRVLPTYGATEFAGAVAYWTKALHEKWWESKAGSAGRPLPGVTLRVTDENGAEIPAGEQGRLEIRTAQSPVGADSWLRTSDLAVVDADGFLWIRGRADDAIVRGGFKVHPDTVRKVLEQHPSVHEAAVAPRPDDRLGQVPVAGVELEPAEAGTDRAALAKELDGLCREHLLPYEVPVHIAVVDALPRTPSSKVSRMDLLDVIAADMATSISA
- a CDS encoding AMP-binding protein, producing the protein MTTAGPSASVLTIGSAARNATARHPGGHVVVVSDERPYRSTIGMLGCDALSRAAWLQSIGIGRGDVVALQLPNWYEGLVIQAATFLVGATVLPIVPIYGPREVEFILRDSGATVVVLAAQVKGRLVASALIEAGAVKSVGTVVVVGDDIPSGAIGWGDTAADWREGEDPAEPDDIALLVYTSGTTSDPKGVKHTHRSLIADTLSPVVADGAGPDSSHLSVFPSGHVAAANGLLRILIHATPTVLMDVWNPVQAAELIDEYAVTSTAGAPIHLSGLLDAQERGEVALATLRGYLVGGASVPAALVERADAAGIAAFRAYGLSEHPTIAGGSPDDPIGKRTHTDGRIQPGNEVRIVDDLGRDVAPGIDGEILSRGTELFAGYLRSELTAEAFTDDGWFRTGDVGNVDRDGYLTVTDRKKDIIVRGGENISSREVEDVVSTHPKVGEVAAVGAPDPMYGERVAVFVVLREGAERLTIDEVGDHFRLAGVARQKTPEVIRTVSTLPRTAAGKVQKAPLRQQLRAGTNQSIHLTD